A genomic segment from Desulfurispirillum indicum S5 encodes:
- the ciaB gene encoding invasion protein CiaB, whose protein sequence is MEKKFFDDLQKLYDLSHQQYVKRASWYRVLDGEFPARRQQIDAFLTSIDLEPTREHRLAILTRLIHLRTDALVQALKQAGHDQPHINRAKAEAYAWSARLHQDDHRALLEHVDEQKLLTPYYRAFLHGVHRTGLEFSHWHPQWTRHIIETVNPSLEEEHGSEAVLWLREQGLLDPGHDGEEADRCYSALVKQGQRWHSLAYAEVFPTQIQRIVASLHQFMDELARNTDGVFGLELVHRHYLQALVDAFSERDTAQLVRRWAHVDRCWMADSGPLQIGHPLEYYEDHYRKAVAPEWDLRMINPALQEENHRQQQVQAMFDQLSQQLQAHGHPAIRASQENLRRTRLFLGRPLLYYGSDLEGLFSAQVVPNDEVISASCGKKIFAFADMVLEAQRSRPFMKIHRLVYGDDFEQRFRHYLFCQPGQWHQVYDALTVGHEYGHVLWMDAETETAMNRTGNFKNIEEFKATAGGLVTLFEQQADDTQLIARAVDDTIRRSVGLIAWMESDEVLPYYVEGLLHLHGLFASGILSFQGQQLRICTESATIGTLVSWYQDIYRRLARHYLAKQDAMEFLQEYVCREEKRLLPRQEQARRFVEYYWKLYQESGCVVDDEDHPDRWRALSQ, encoded by the coding sequence ATGGAAAAGAAATTCTTTGACGACCTGCAGAAGCTCTACGACCTCTCCCACCAGCAGTACGTGAAACGGGCCAGCTGGTACCGGGTGCTGGACGGCGAGTTTCCGGCCCGTCGACAGCAGATAGACGCTTTTCTCACCTCCATTGACCTGGAACCAACCCGTGAGCACCGTCTGGCAATCCTCACCCGCCTGATCCACCTGCGCACCGATGCACTGGTGCAGGCCCTGAAGCAGGCCGGACACGATCAGCCCCACATCAACCGGGCGAAGGCCGAAGCCTATGCCTGGAGCGCCCGCCTTCACCAGGACGACCACCGGGCTCTGCTGGAACATGTGGACGAGCAGAAGCTGCTGACGCCCTACTACCGGGCTTTTCTGCACGGTGTGCATCGCACCGGCCTGGAGTTCAGCCACTGGCATCCCCAGTGGACGCGCCATATCATCGAAACCGTCAACCCCAGCCTTGAAGAGGAACACGGCTCGGAGGCCGTCCTGTGGCTGCGGGAGCAGGGACTGCTGGACCCGGGACATGACGGGGAAGAGGCCGACCGCTGCTACTCTGCGCTGGTGAAACAGGGACAGCGGTGGCACAGCCTCGCCTATGCCGAAGTGTTTCCCACCCAGATACAGCGCATTGTGGCCAGTCTGCACCAGTTTATGGATGAACTGGCCCGCAACACTGATGGGGTTTTCGGCCTGGAGCTTGTGCACCGGCATTATCTTCAGGCGCTGGTGGATGCTTTCAGCGAGCGGGATACCGCACAGCTGGTCCGCCGCTGGGCCCATGTGGATCGCTGCTGGATGGCCGACAGCGGCCCGCTGCAGATCGGTCATCCCCTGGAATACTACGAGGATCACTACCGCAAGGCCGTGGCGCCGGAGTGGGATCTGCGTATGATCAATCCCGCCCTGCAGGAAGAAAATCATCGCCAGCAACAGGTGCAGGCGATGTTTGACCAGCTGAGCCAGCAACTGCAGGCCCATGGGCACCCAGCCATCAGGGCCAGCCAGGAAAACCTGCGCCGCACCCGGCTCTTTCTCGGCCGCCCCCTGCTCTACTATGGCTCCGACCTGGAAGGGCTCTTTTCGGCCCAGGTGGTTCCCAACGACGAGGTAATCAGTGCCAGCTGCGGAAAAAAAATATTCGCCTTTGCCGATATGGTGCTGGAGGCCCAGCGCAGCCGACCCTTTATGAAGATCCACCGCCTGGTTTACGGTGATGATTTTGAACAGCGCTTCCGCCACTACCTCTTCTGTCAGCCCGGTCAGTGGCACCAGGTGTACGACGCCCTGACTGTCGGCCACGAGTATGGCCATGTGCTCTGGATGGATGCCGAGACGGAAACCGCCATGAACCGCACGGGCAACTTCAAGAATATTGAGGAGTTCAAGGCCACCGCAGGGGGGCTGGTGACCCTCTTCGAGCAACAGGCTGACGATACGCAGCTGATCGCCCGCGCCGTCGATGACACCATCCGGCGCAGTGTCGGGCTGATTGCCTGGATGGAAAGCGATGAAGTACTGCCCTACTACGTGGAGGGCCTGCTGCACCTGCACGGCCTCTTTGCGAGCGGAATCCTGAGCTTTCAGGGCCAGCAGCTGCGCATCTGCACCGAGAGTGCCACCATTGGCACCCTTGTCAGCTGGTATCAGGACATCTACCGGCGCCTGGCACGGCACTACCTCGCAAAGCAGGACGCCATGGAGTTCCTGCAGGAATACGTCTGCCGGGAAGAAAAACGCCTGCTTCCCAGGCAGGAGCAGGCGCGCCGTTTCGTGGAATATTACTGGAAGCTGTACCAGGAATCAGGCTGCGTCGTGGACGATGAGGATCACCCCGATCGCTGGCGCGCACTGAGCCAGTAG